The Myxococcus virescens nucleotide sequence AGCGCCTATGCGGCAGCCAGCCGCGCCATCCGCACCAGGTTGTACGCGGCGCCCACCAGGTAGGCCGCCATCTCCGTCCGCTCCCTGCCTTTGAAACGCGTCTTGCGGAAGCCGCCCACCGTCTT carries:
- a CDS encoding transposase; its protein translation is QTTDTRRRSAIDRRTTRSAGYALSQRIRKRIEEVWGWMKTVGGFRKTRFKGRERTEMAAYLVGAAYNLVRMARLAAA